In Aedes albopictus strain Foshan chromosome 3, AalbF5, whole genome shotgun sequence, the following are encoded in one genomic region:
- the LOC109405691 gene encoding alcohol dehydrogenase class-3 isoform X1, with amino-acid sequence MRTKNDYLRGCRLNRLISSSAAMFKTAGQTISCQAAVAWEPNKPLSVETVEVAPPKAGEIRIKVIASGVCHSDASFLAGYDPDVAFPVIFGHEGSGIVESVGDGVTNFKPGDHVIPLYIPQCFECRSCKNPKTNLCSKTRTGPGKGLMSDGTTRFTCKGQQVYHCMSTSTFSEYTVVSENFLCKIDESAPLEKVCLLGCGIPTGYGAALNAASVDKGSSCAVWGLGAVGLAAVMGCKAAGATRIIGVDINPDKFKLAEQFGCTEFVNPNDYDKPIQEVLIEKTQGGLDYTIECVGNVTTMRAALESCCRGWGVSVIVGVAESGRDISTRPLQLIVGKTWKGTAFGGWKSVESVPKLVTKYMNKELMVDEFITHTMSIDKINEAFKLMHEGKSIRSVIIF; translated from the exons ATGCGAACCAAAAATGATTATTTGAGAGGTTGCCGTCTGAATAGACTTATCAGTTCAAGTGCAGCAATGTTCAAAACAGCAGGACAG ACTATTTCATGCCAAGCAGCCGTAGCTTGGGAGCCCAACAAACCCCTCTCTGTGGAAACCGTCGAGGTTGCTCCGCCAAAAGCTGGAGAAATTCGGATAAAGGTAATCGCATCGGGCGTGTGCCATTCGGATGCCAGTTTCCTGGCAGGATACGACCCAGACGTTGCCTTTCCGGTTATTTTCGGTCACGAAGGGTCAGGAATTGTGGAAAGTGTCGGCGATGGCGTTACGAACTTCAAGCCGGGAGACCACGTGATCCCATTGTACATTCCGCAGTGCTTCGAGTGCAGGTCCTGCAAAAACCCCAAAACGAACTTGTGCTCGAAAACACGAACCGGTCCGGGGAAGGGACTGATGTCCGATGGGACCACTCGGTTCACCTGTAAGGGTCAGCAAGTATACCATTGTATGAGCACTTCAACCTTTTCCGAGTACACCGTTGTAAGTGAGAACTTCTTGTGCAAAATTGATGAATCTGCTCCGTTGGAGAAAGTTTGCTTACTGGGATGTGGTATCCCAACAGGATATGGAGCAGCTTTGAATGCCGCAAGTGTCGACAAAGGAAGCAGCTGTGCCGTCTGGGGTCTAGGAGCCGTTGGATTGGCCGCGGTAATGGGTTGTAAGGCCGCGGGAGCAACTAGAATCATTGGTGTCGATATCAATCCTGACAAATTCAAACTTGCAGAACAATTTGGGTGCACGGAGTTTGTCAACCCTAATGATTATGATAAACCAATTCAAGAAGTGCTCATCGAAAAGACGCAAGGTGGATTAGATTACACAATTGAATGCGTAGGAAATGTAACGACAATGCGAGCGGCACTTGAGTCCTGCTGCCGTGGATGGGGAGTCTCCGTTATTGTTGGTGTAGCAGAGTCCGGGCGTGATATTTCAACACGTCCGTTACAGCTTATTGTTGGTAAAACGTGGAAGGGAACTGCTTTCGGAGGATGGAAAAGTGTGGAAAGTGTACCAAAGCTTGTCACAAAGTATATGAACAAGGAACTAATGGTAGATGAGTTCATTACACATACTATGTCAATAGATAAAATAAACGAAGCATTTAAACTCATGCATGAAGGAAAAAGCATTCGTTCAGTTATAATATTTTAA
- the LOC109405691 gene encoding alcohol dehydrogenase class-3 isoform X2: MTISCQAAVAWEPNKPLSVETVEVAPPKAGEIRIKVIASGVCHSDASFLAGYDPDVAFPVIFGHEGSGIVESVGDGVTNFKPGDHVIPLYIPQCFECRSCKNPKTNLCSKTRTGPGKGLMSDGTTRFTCKGQQVYHCMSTSTFSEYTVVSENFLCKIDESAPLEKVCLLGCGIPTGYGAALNAASVDKGSSCAVWGLGAVGLAAVMGCKAAGATRIIGVDINPDKFKLAEQFGCTEFVNPNDYDKPIQEVLIEKTQGGLDYTIECVGNVTTMRAALESCCRGWGVSVIVGVAESGRDISTRPLQLIVGKTWKGTAFGGWKSVESVPKLVTKYMNKELMVDEFITHTMSIDKINEAFKLMHEGKSIRSVIIF, encoded by the exons ATG ACTATTTCATGCCAAGCAGCCGTAGCTTGGGAGCCCAACAAACCCCTCTCTGTGGAAACCGTCGAGGTTGCTCCGCCAAAAGCTGGAGAAATTCGGATAAAGGTAATCGCATCGGGCGTGTGCCATTCGGATGCCAGTTTCCTGGCAGGATACGACCCAGACGTTGCCTTTCCGGTTATTTTCGGTCACGAAGGGTCAGGAATTGTGGAAAGTGTCGGCGATGGCGTTACGAACTTCAAGCCGGGAGACCACGTGATCCCATTGTACATTCCGCAGTGCTTCGAGTGCAGGTCCTGCAAAAACCCCAAAACGAACTTGTGCTCGAAAACACGAACCGGTCCGGGGAAGGGACTGATGTCCGATGGGACCACTCGGTTCACCTGTAAGGGTCAGCAAGTATACCATTGTATGAGCACTTCAACCTTTTCCGAGTACACCGTTGTAAGTGAGAACTTCTTGTGCAAAATTGATGAATCTGCTCCGTTGGAGAAAGTTTGCTTACTGGGATGTGGTATCCCAACAGGATATGGAGCAGCTTTGAATGCCGCAAGTGTCGACAAAGGAAGCAGCTGTGCCGTCTGGGGTCTAGGAGCCGTTGGATTGGCCGCGGTAATGGGTTGTAAGGCCGCGGGAGCAACTAGAATCATTGGTGTCGATATCAATCCTGACAAATTCAAACTTGCAGAACAATTTGGGTGCACGGAGTTTGTCAACCCTAATGATTATGATAAACCAATTCAAGAAGTGCTCATCGAAAAGACGCAAGGTGGATTAGATTACACAATTGAATGCGTAGGAAATGTAACGACAATGCGAGCGGCACTTGAGTCCTGCTGCCGTGGATGGGGAGTCTCCGTTATTGTTGGTGTAGCAGAGTCCGGGCGTGATATTTCAACACGTCCGTTACAGCTTATTGTTGGTAAAACGTGGAAGGGAACTGCTTTCGGAGGATGGAAAAGTGTGGAAAGTGTACCAAAGCTTGTCACAAAGTATATGAACAAGGAACTAATGGTAGATGAGTTCATTACACATACTATGTCAATAGATAAAATAAACGAAGCATTTAAACTCATGCATGAAGGAAAAAGCATTCGTTCAGTTATAATATTTTAA
- the LOC109401518 gene encoding uncharacterized protein K02A2.6-like codes for MSNNNIAPFVIGDSSSVGRRWTAWKRSFELFLLCNPTNDAGKKKALLLHNAGLEVQEVYFDDPDRNAAVPATSDVYEETIKLLDKHFKPIVSIPHERALFRKMTQREGESIVKFCRRLRNHAGLCDYGDALDLRITEQIYDGTSSNALREAILKKRLVVLNEILEEGRVLETIDQSHPELISSDQASVNKIKSGQNQCFRCGSFGHYANDKKCPARKKTCDKCGIIGHFKKCCKSKSVSDKKKKKVRQVEDTDDSDDDPEREVESDDSCESDIHHIFSAKLVDDRVSRTRSRSCEQLLSVEDKYNTKISCIVGGVRMQWVIDSGASVNVIDENTWKMLKKQHCKISYESDEPRKKLVAYGNHKLHVKGVFKADINHGSSTVHREIYVVEGQGANLLGKTTSIDLGVLQIKSEVMQINQETRLDERTEIGKAKDVLVTINIDSKVHPVQQPCRRLPIPLQQTVEAELKKLLDLDIIEPAPPKITWASPLVVTPKDGGKRVRLCVDMRKANTAIIPQRHPLPTFEEIMPHLDGCKVFSKVDLNQAFHQLELHPDSRDITTFVTPNAYYRFKRLMFGMNCSAEIFQRELERILKGLEGIRHFIDDVLVFGRNKAEHDKRLAALLKRLHEHGLTINKTKSQFGCSSVTFMGHELRENGILPAQEKVATIQSFRRPESSEEVRSFLGLANYVGKFIPNLASLSTPLRDLVKKGVRFRWTADAQESFDAVKNALSNPHNLGYYNPESETVLIVDASATGLGAVLLQRDRGQFRIISYASKSLSATERKYSALDKEAMAIFWGVHRFDMYLRGKFFTVLTDHKPLLRIFSTDSAPNARQQRWVLQLQGYRFNLQHVPGKKNIADPLSRLAQTGKGSSFDKDCEQDLCAIIESTLPSAVTMSELIQCSETDEEFKRIHSAIRSNEWNKDLKRYQPFQGELCAVGHVVLRNNKIVVPIGLRKRILDLAHTGHPGSSKMKRRLRAALWWPGIDAEVEQRCRKCRECQAVGRETNPEPLKIREMPTKAWSHLCADFLGPLPNGKFVFVLVDYFSRYCVVEVMTKTTSAAVIQRLEQIFTRLGLPDVLKTDNAANFCSQEFRDYCVDNGIKLIHTTPYWPAANGEVERQNRSILKVLKISQMRGGDMIKDLQEYLYMYTVTPHTMTGVSPAELMFGRRFRDRFPHVEGEELVEEEVRERDWMHKYNGKVYRDARVNARETAIQIGDEVLLKNQHRENKLAPNFNPNPAVVLGRNGNSFVVQTETGTILRRNCSHLKPVEPTATTNRQPEGDVSEVPESNDSTLDNGQEQQSASTLPFPERVEEQSTRRPMREIRLPKKFLDYQVELN; via the coding sequence ATGAGCAACAACAACATTGCCCCCTTCGTCATTGGAGACTCTTCGTCGGTGGGGCGGCGGTGGACTGCTTGGAAGCGGTCTTTTGAGTTGTTTCTGCTGTGTAATCCGACAAATGACGCTGGGAAAAAGAAAGCCTTGCTCTTGCACAATGCAGGTCTCGAAGTGCAAGAAGTTTATTTTGACGACCCGGATCGGAATGCAGCAGTGCCCGCGACGTCGGACGTCTACGAAGAGACGATAAAGCTACTCGATAAACACTTCAAACCGATTGTGTCTATTCCCCACGAACGAGCCTTGTTCAGGAAAATGACGCAAAGGGAAGGAGAAAGTATCGTAAAATTTTGCAGACGACTTCGAAATCACGCAGGGCTGTGTGATTATGGCGACGCTCTGGATCTAAGGATCACTGAACAGATCTACGATGGAACCTCTTCCAACGCGTTGCGGGAGGCGATCCTTAAGAAGAGATTGGTGGTGCTGAACGAGATTTTGGAGGAGGGCCGAGTTCTTGAAACCATCGATCAAAGTCATCCAGAATTGATTTCATCGGATCAAGCAAGCGTAAACAAAATCAAAAGTGGACAAAACCAGTGTTTCCGATGCGGCTCGTTTGGACATTACGCCAACGACAAAAAGTGTCCGGCTCGGAAGAAAACATGTGACAAGTGCGGTATCATTGGACACTTCAAAAAGTGTTGCAAATCAAAAAGTGTTTccgacaagaagaagaaaaaagtgcGACAGGTTGAGGATACGGATGACAGTGACGACGATCCCGAGCGGGAAGTGGAAAGTGATGACAGTTGTGAGAGCGATATCCACCACATCTTTTCCGCCAAACTGGTGGACGATCGAGTATCCCGCACTCGATCCCGCAGCTGCGAACAGCTGTTGTCGGTCGAGGACAAGTACAATACGAAAATATCGTGCATAGTTGGCGGAGTACGGATGCAATGGGTTATTGACTCCGGCGCATCTGTCAATGTAATCGACGAAAACACCTGGAAGATGCTTAAGAAGCAACACTGCAAGATCAGCTACGAAAGTGACGAACCACGGAAAAAACTTGTTGCATACGGAAACCACAAGCTACACGTTAAGGGAGTGTTCAAAGCCGACATCAACCATGGATCGTCTACAGTTCATCGAGAAATCTACGTGGTAGAAGGTCAAGGAGCCAACCTCTTGGGAAAAACTACTTCGATCGATTTGGGCGTGCTACAAATCAAGTCAGAGGTGATGCAGATTAACCAGGAAACTCGACTAGATGAGCGAACTGAAATCGGTAAGGCAAAGGACGTCCTCGTAACTATCAACATTGACTCGAAAGTACATCCAGTTCAACAGCCCTGTCGGCGCTTACCGATTCCGCTACAACAAACGGTAGAGGCCGAGCTGAAAAAGCTACTTGATTTGGATATCATTGAACCAGCGCCACCCAAGATCACATGGGCTTCGCCTCTTGTTGTAACACCAAAGGATGGAGGGAAACGAGTTAGACTGTGCGTGGATATGCGGAAAGCGAATACTGCCATCATCCCCCAAAGACACCCCCTGCCCACTTTTGAGGAGATCATGCCCCATCTAGACGGTTGTAAGGTATTTTCAAAGGTGGACTTAAATCAAGCTTTCCATCAACTGGAACTACATCCTGATTCTCGGGATATCACTACCTTCGTGACCCCCAACGCCTATTATCGATTTAAACGCCTGATGTTTGGCATGAACTGTTCTGCCGAGATATTCCAGCGAGAGTTAGAACGTATCCTGAAGGGTTTGGAAGGAATCAGGCATTTCATCGATGATGTTCTGGTGTTTGGGCGAAACAAAGCGGAACACGACAAACGATTGGCTGCGTTGCTGAAACGGCTTCACGAACACGGACTCACCATCAACAAAACTAAAAGCCAGTTTGGATGTTCTTCGGTAACGTTCATGGGTCATGAGTTGCGGGAGAATGGCATTCTACCTGCACAGGAGAAGGTAGCAACTATCCAATCCTTTCGACGAccggaatcatcggaggaagtaAGAAGCTTCCTGGGCCTTGCCAATTACGTAGGTAAGTTCATACCAAACCTGGCTTCTTTAAGTACCCCGTTGCGAGACCTGGTCAAGAAGGGCGTACGGTTTCGCTGGACTGCGGACGCTCAAGAATCGTTTGATGCTGTGAAGAATGCTCTATCCAACCCTCACAATTTGGGATACTATAACCCGGAGAGTGAGACGGTGTTGATTGTAGATGCTAGTGCGACAGGGCTGGGAGCAGTTCTCCTACAGAGGGACCGAGGACAATTCCGAATTATAAGCTACGCTAGCAAAAGCCTGTCCGCAACAGAGCGCAAATACTCGGCACTAGACAAGGAAGCTATGGCTATATTTTGGGGCGTTCATCGTTTCGACATGTATCTGCGTGGGAAGTTCTTCACAGTCCTGACTGACCACAAGCCATTGTTGAGAATTTTCAGCACCGATTCAGCTCCAAATGCTCGTCAACAACGATGGGTACTGCAACTACAAGGATACCGGTTCAATCTACAACATGTGCCAGGGAAGAAGAACATTGCCGACCCGCTGTCACGGCTGGCTCAAACAGGAAAAGGAAGCAGCTTCGATAAGGATTGTGAGCAGGACTTGTGTGCAATAATCGAGAGTACTCTGCCGTCGGCAGTTACTATGTCAGAACTAATTCAGTGCTCAGAGACGGATGAGGAGTTTAAAAGAATTCACAGCGCTATCAGAAGCAACGAGTGGAACAAAGATCTCAAACGCTATCAGCCATTCCAAGGGGAACTGTGCGCGGTGGGCCATGTAGTTCTGCGGAATAACAAAATTGTTGTTCCAATCGGATTACGGAAAAGGATTTTGGATTTGGCGCATACGGGACATCCAGGAAGCAGTAAAATGAAGAGGAGGCTGCGGGCTGCGCTTTGGTGGCCTGGAATCGACGCGGAAGTAGAGCAGCGATGCAGAAAGTGTCGAGAATGTCAAGCAGTTGGACGAGAAACTAATCCAGAACCGTTGAAGATTCGAGAAATGCCAACTAAAGCATGGAGTCATCTGTGTGCCGACTTCCTCGGACCGTTACCAAACGGTAAGTTTGTTTTCGTATTGGTCGATTATTTTAGCAGATACTGTGTGGTCGAGGTTATGACTAAAACAACATCAGCGGCCGTAATCCAACGTCTAGAACAAATATTCACTCGCCTGGGACTGCCAGACGTTCTGAAAACGGATAACGCGGCAAATTTCTGCAGCCAGGAGTTTAGAGATTACTGCGTGGATAATGGCATCAAACTAATCCATACAACACCGTATTGGCCAGCTGCAAATGGAGAGGTTGAGCGGCAAAACCGCTCTATATTGAAGGTGTTAAAGATCTCTCAAATGCGAGGAGGAGATATGATTAAGGATTTGCAAGAATATCTCTACATGTATACTGTGACTCCACACACTATGACTGGAGTCTCCCCCGCAGAGCTTATGTTTGGTAGAAGGTTTAGGGATAGATTTCCACACGTCGAAGGAGAGGAATTAGTCGAAGAAGAAGTCAGAGAAAGAGATTGGATGCACAAATACAATGGAAAGGTATACCGTGATGCGAGAGTTAACGCCAGAGAAACAGCTATTCAGATCGGCGATGAAGTCTTGTTGAAAAACCAGCACCGCGAAAACAAGTTGGCACCGAACTTCAACCCAAATCCAGCGGTAGTTTTGGGGAGAAATGGAAATAGTTTCGTCGTGCAAACGGAGACGGGAACTATACTTCGAAGAAACTGTTCGCACCTGAAACCGGTAGAACCCACTGCAACGACGAACCGCCAGCCAGAGGGTGATGTTAGCGAGGTTCCCGAAAGCAACGACTCAACACTTGACAACGGTCAGGAGCAGCAATCTGCTTCAACCCTTCCATTCCCAGAGAGAGTGGAAGAACAATCTACAAGGCGCCCAATGCGAGAAATaagactcccgaagaaattccttgattatCAGGTTGAACTAAACTAA